The stretch of DNA gctttttcctctcgttactttcacgagcttttcattatcattagcataaatcgtttagtttggtttcggcaagtgttgatcttatcctggggcgagcaaaaaagaatgatgatgaagacccagatctttgatgaagctttaagctccttgaaggaacatagcttcctagttatgaaacagtctgcgattcaaattttctatagcatagttagaaaagttgtttctatgtctgactgtaaggaatggtttaccatttcattgatcgttgatgtaaacgttttatgttatgaattaatggaatagctacgtttaccttaaaaaaaaaaaagtctacaCTTTTAATTGCAATAAcctatataattaaatttggaCCATTTAATCACTTGATCTAGcctataatatttattatttaaaccaaaaatttaGCATAGTGCATcaataatttttctattttagaAAATACCATTAGTGGCTATCAAATATAATGGTGATAATTCTAAGTGAAAAAATACAATTGTTTCTTAGCATTGAACTTCTTGGTAGCTTAGGAAAAGAGAGAAAGGATTAGGTATTTAGCATATTTAGCATATATTTTATGCCAcattaaaaaactttaaaaaaaaaaaacaaacaaaaaaaccatGAGAATTCATTAATGCATAATTAAATCAGTATAATAAAAGATAATACACCAAGGGTATGTTTTTCATTCATAATTTGATTGCGAGTCAATTCATTTGtaaaactaattttaatttggagatCGAATATTATTTTCTAGCTATCTATCTACCATAGCTTGGGTTGATCCACAAGGCAATATCACACAAGAAAACAAGGAAAGGAAATAGCATTAAAAGACATTAGCAacagatatataataatatacaataATTATCATACTCAAGAATGAAAGAATTCCTACATTGATGATTGATCACCAGCAACATTACATGAACTACAAATCCTCAGCTCCATTGTGTTGGAAGTTAATTAGatctactttaatttttttccagcACAGGCACACTGCTAACTAATCTTGATTCTACCAATTACATGATGCCTTACCTTAGCTTCCTATATGTAtccaacaaaattattttataaaaccAGAAGAAGATCAGAGAATATGATGAACTGCAAAAAAAGATACCATTGATGATTTCTCTGTGAGGATCAATGGTGTATATTATTCTGGATGGGATTTGAAGCGCTCGGCGGCTTCTTTCTCAAGCCATTTTCCACAGCTTTCTCAGGCTCCACCATTGCTCCATTGATCTCTCCTAGATTAGCGGAGAATGAGGTGACAGATGAAGCTAGCAGCCTTCTTGAATGGATCTTCCCTGTCCCCTCCCCGGGGGAGAAACACGCGAAGaggtggaagaagaagaagagcaaaACCAAGATATGAGAAGCAGATGATCTGTGGGTGTTTCTCATTTTTTCTGATGAGATGGCTAAAGAGAACAGAAATGGAATGCAATGCAGGGTTTGGGCTTAAGGGGTGTGAAAACTTGGTTTTAAGCACTACAAGGGTGCAGACAGAACATGTGTGTTTGGATAAACTAAGGTTAATCCACAGATTCAAGTCAAAGTTGGAGCATTCAGACTAGTGGCTTTGACTAGAGACTAGTAGACTACTgccccattttgaaatcttgagaaaaacaaaaaaaaaaaaaacttttttccTCAGGCAGGTGGGAAGTTGCTTGTGACATGTGATGCTGATTTGAGTTATTTGACTAATTGCCATACTTATATCTTGGTTTTAGGACAATCTTGGAAGATTAAAGAACATGCCTCATGTGCCCAATCTCCATAATTAGTGTAATCACCTTCTCCTGTGTACTTCTTTGTAATATTAAAGCTTTTAATTATAGTTTAGTAGTGTGAATAAGTGCAACAGTCACAGCTAAAGTTAGCTGTGGTGTGGGTTAAGCTTTGTCTCAAATAGTCAGATCAGACTACTTCAAGATTTAGTCATCATTCTCGTGGGGTAAACCGATCTGTATCATAATACGTAAAACTCTCGTGGTTAATGTCCATGTGTTATGTATTAGAACCGGCCTTGAGGAAAGATTCCTCAAGGCGTATGACGATAAATGTTACATGATTGGCACCAATTGGAATCATATAGATTACAAGACACTAGAGGACATGGTTTTGCTTCCATTTCATTATTTGCCTTTCCTTTTTGATAGACAAAACTTCTCCTCTGACCTCTGTGGCATTGGAAAAGAGGACTTTTCTGAGTTCTGAATTCAAAGCAAAGGTACAGATGCCAACAAGGCTACAGAGTACAACCATGGAACAATACAAACAACATTATTGCCTGTAATAATACTACTAGATTCTTGATGTCACTGAAACAAGATCTGCCatcattgaaaaatatatacatataaaggTTAGTTCATTTGTGTAGGAACAAAACATTGGTATTAATGAAAATGGAGATATTACAGAGGACTAATGAGCCTTGATGTTCGAGAATTATAAATAAGTAATTCGATGAACACAATCAAGAACCCTATAGGAGGTGCTCCTGAAGTCGAAGCCAATGTGGGTGTTTTTGGAAATAAGTTTTTAGGTATGAAGTGGTAAGGATGGGAAGTTTTTCCAAACAATATCGTTGTAACCGAATAATCTAATAAAGCAAGAAATGAGCTCCTCCTGAATTACATCTTCACCAGGAAGTTCTACGGTTGCTTCTCTTTTCAAAGATGTAACCTCCTTATCTGCAATCCCACACGGCACAATATTCTTGAAGTAGCTTAAATCGGGATTGATATTGAATGCTAAGCCATGTGAGGTAATCCCAGATGAAATCCGTACTCCAATGGCTCCTATCTTTCTCTCCCCAACCCAAACTCCGGTTTCTCCTGTTCTTCCAGCCTGTGCTTTCACGCCATATTTCGATGCCAACTCAATCATGGTTAACTCAAGATTCTCCACATACTTTCTAGCTCCAAGGCCTATATCTCTCAAAGAAATAATAGGATACAAGATGGCTTGGTGAGGACCGTGAAAAGTAATGTCACCTCCTCTTTGCGTATAGTGAAGTTCGGCTCCCATGGCTTCAAGTTCAGACTCGGGAACTAATAGATTGTGATCAGTTCGCCTTTTGCCAAGGGTATATGTAGGCGGATGTTGTAAAGACAACAGGGTATCTGTTATTTTAAGGGATTTTCTATCAGCTGTGAGCTTCTCTTGCAGCTTCAGTGCCTCAAGGTAATTGACAGTGCCCAGTTTCCACACCTCAAGAATTCGAGGAACTCTCATACCCCTATGAATGAAGGGGAAAGAAATGAATTCAGTTTTAAATATAGAATCAGACATCATACATTTCATTATAACTACAAATTTGAATatcaaaagagttaattccggAAGGGCCTCAGTTTTTACACTCAGAGAGTCAGAGGCTTGGAAATGAGGGCAACACATTAAATTCACAAAGGAGACACAAACCCAATCTGAATCCCCAACATTGCTATGATttgatgattatatatataaattggtaTACACAGAGAATGCAATGAAGATTAACAATTGCAGATCAACAATGCCAATCTAGTTGAGCTTCTCTGCCGGTAACTAGCAGCAAAAAATTGATAAAGGATGTTACCTAACCGGAGGTGTTCTTCCTTGAAATGTAAGAGTGATTTGCAGTCAATCCAACTACGTCTTATCGCAGCTGCAACTGCAATTTGAATTGAGAATCAGATTTGGATGAAAACAAAAAGTGAAGGATCCTAATAAAACATCTGTTGAgcactagaaaaaaaaaagaagttaatcTGTAATCCAGTTGTTCAAAGCCTAAATTTAGCAAGAataaattgatcaaattaatgCTACAGCTACACCTTCAACCAAATCATATAAGCTTAGATATGAAGAGAAGCGTGGATTTTGGAATGCTTATAGTTGTGGATAGTGATGATCCGTTTCAAAATTTGCAAGTACATGTACAATTGAGAAAGGAAGGAGGTACTCTTGATATTCAATTAGCAGGTAGTGAGTACCGACATGTTAGACTCGAAATTTCTGGGACAAAACAACCTGAATCATACTGTATCCTAATCACTTACTATGAAGTTTTATGCACAAGAAGTCAAGAAGAGACCTTTTTCACCAAATTTCTACTCCCTCCCACCTCCTCCTAATTTCATTACCCTCTCAATGCTTTAATAGGTAAAGAAAGAAACCTCCTTTGTGTTTGCAGACTGTAACCTACCAAGTGATTACAAAGATCTTATCTTTCAGTCCAATTTGTTCACAACATAGACAAGTACGAACCTCcacatttcattatttaatactccgtataagcGAGCTTCATTTAAAATGCTCGGAGCTCAGATAAATTCATTCTTTTAGACTTTCCTAAAAAACATCAAGGTAGTACATTTATATTAAACTACCTAAAGATCATCGAGCAGAGTCCTGAAAACACTAGTCATGTCCACTTTTGAAATCAATACTTGTTTTTAACCTACGATTAGCCCTCTTTGAATCTAATCAGGATTATCTTCAACAGCAGAATGCCCCAACTCTCAAAATGAGAGTAAAGTCATAATTCTAGTCATTCCTTAACACATTTAATGATTCAAGCATATATTACCAGACTGTAAAGCTCAATTGCCAGCAAAAACTCTAACAATGAACTTCAATCAACTCCTAATACAGAGATAAACTGCAacaaccccaaaagaacataaGCTTTGCACTCAATCCACAAGAATGAACTTCAATCAACAACAGAGCTTTAACTACAAACACTTGTATATTGACAAAATGCATTATTGCATATACAGACACTGAAATGAAAGGAGCGGGGAAAGGGAAAATTAGGGCACACCTTTGATTTCGGAAAATTGGGTCCGCGAAATGGGTATTCGGAGCTCCAATGGAGAAGGAGAGTGAAGAGATTAGAGATGGAAGACTTCCaagtttatcttgattttctgtGAGCTAATTTCTTCCCTTTTCACTTTTCAGTTTTATTTGTTTCCTCTTTCCCTGGGCCGGGCCGAGAAATTTTTTGCCTGCGTAAGTGCGTAGGAATCTACAAGACTAAATGGCCCAAAAGGTCTACAAGACTAATTGTTTCCTCAAcctttaatgattttattatatataataatgtattatctctatatttttttttggaataccattgaccctgttacaatgcaataaaagagtcaatattgtctCTAAGGCGAGAATCTACCCCTTTCATATGAGAATGTAATCGGGTGCTACTGAACCACTAGATCTTAACATGTATTATTTATATCTATTAAAGCATATATTATGTGTAACCCTATAGACAATGTAACCCGCAAGCATTGCACAAAGTCCGTAAGTAGTACCCAAAGTCATAGCACACAGTATATATGGcaataattttctcaaattgAAACGCACGTGATATTAATTTTCTCACATCCTCAACCACCAAGAAAGTCAAGTCGGTTACCAAATAACCTCTTAATATAATGCCATCGAATCAAAATATTAAACTATccaatcaaaatattaaattataaaataaattatactcaaagcaataaaactaaataattattgtctcaagtaaaaataaaacattccCTACTTAACCTCAGCTAATAAAATGACAACTAACAGAATTGTCTTGTGCAGCGCCATGCATGCAAGAGACAAAAAAATGGAGTTATTAGCTGGGGGGTTGAGGTCCTTTTCTCCACAGAGGAGTCACCATCGGACCACATTTTTTGCAGATCGAAGACAGAAGATCGATCAGAAACTGAGCTGTGGTGGATACTCATAATGCTTCCACACCTACATTTCCCAGGCTGAAACCTTTCGTCACCCTGCCTACACCCACAATATTGCACAAAACCATATCAATTTTgtctacaaattaaataaattaattactctgtactatattattgtaaaaattatgATCCACCGATATTCTAAGAGACTAGGAGGAAGTGAAAAAAATCAGTACGTGTTACAAGGTAATTCAATTGTTCTAATAATTTGACAAtagatcatattttttttaacttaaaaattaactttttgagagaCCGATCTAAGCTGAAAGATGCCAATAAGCCCTAGCTACTAGAATTGAAGCCAAATTAGAGTAGTTGGCAACACTAAAGACATAGGTAGGGTGGTCACCACATGCAACTGTTTGAGGGTACTGTAACACTGTTTGATATGCTAATTAAACACGTCGGCCAACCAAGGAACATCATCACATCAACTCACTTGTAAGGTGTCATTATAACGTATGTAGCTTGgatccaatataatatatataaagaataagCCTTCATGTAGTTTACCTTTAATTTCTCTTTTGGTTTGTAgactttacatatatatatatatatatatatatatatagggtttaaCACATTCATACTCTCAAATAGTGACTACGATTTCATCCTCGATCGtccaaacaaaaaagaagatcGATAACTAACCCTAATTGCAAACCGAGGTCAAGCTCTAAACCATGAGCACACATTGTTTTAACCTTTGATAATTATACACTTGCAACTGATGAACTACTTTAAGCTGcacacaaaaaacaaaaattataagaattatatacatgcatgtataataactaattaataagGATGCATAGGGTTGTTATTATATAGGCTTATTTTACACGTCGAAATCACATGCATTATTACCTTATtacatgctttaatttcttttcaaattttggaTGGTTGGGagaatctctatatatatatttttgtaaatcaTGCAATGAGCTAGATGGGAAGGCTAGGTGTAAAACTGTGTGCGATACTAACTGCATATATTAGCTAGAGTCTTGGCTGGTGTAGAGGACAAAAGACGCAGATCAGAGCAGATAATTTATAGCAAATTGgctgtatatatataccaagagtgttggtattttaatttgtaaaatgtCAACCAGATTATAtaatgattctttttttttatactcgCACTTAATAAAGAGATCTCGATCTTGTTTGATACTTTaactaaaaatcaaattatcaattaCTTTACATGATTCGTTTTCATGTACATCATTCGAATTCGGTGTGCTTAATAAAGAAACCATGTCTTTAACTAGCAAGCTTAGTAATTCTTGGGTTGCATTTAAGAAACGATAACATAATACTCCAACTAATCTTGCTTCGTACTACTTTACATGATTCGTTTTTGTGTACATTCGTCGTGTTTAATAAAGAACCATGTCTTTAACTAGTTAGTAATTCTTGTGTGACATTTAAGGGACGATGACATAATGCTCCGACTAATCTTGCTTTGTACTCCAACTAAAATCAAATCACCAATTAACTTTACAAATGGATGCCCTTCACGTTGAGATTGTGAAAATCTCAACCTCCTCGAAAGATATAGGCGTATAGCTAATAGCTTAACCTTCATAAACAATCCTTGAACTACAAAGCGTGCACGAATTATTGTTCCAATAACTGAATGTTGGAGAAGATTTGTTGCGTAAAGGCTCGAGGATGGCTTGCAAATTTGGGAAgagtttaatttgaattaaagtTACTTCAATgctgattttaattttaattgcaactttttttttaaagtttaataatGGAGATATTTTACATAGTTTTCATGCCATGAatcaatattatattcatatataatatgtttttttttttcttttattctatATAAAAAGATTAATTACTATGTAATGTGATGACACTTCTATAATTCTATTATCATTTTAAGTGAATGGTCACAGCATTAAACTCCACTCGATAGGGGTAATAAAAAATTGTCAATAATTTAGagataaaaattatgaatttattctaataatataGTTGATCTTTCAACAtcaaaacataaacaaaattCATGAAACAGATGATGAGTGAATCAGT from Ipomoea triloba cultivar NCNSP0323 chromosome 7, ASM357664v1 encodes:
- the LOC116024816 gene encoding octanoyltransferase LIP2, mitochondrial, coding for MRVPRILEVWKLGTVNYLEALKLQEKLTADRKSLKITDTLLSLQHPPTYTLGKRRTDHNLLVPESELEAMGAELHYTQRGGDITFHGPHQAILYPIISLRDIGLGARKYVENLELTMIELASKYGVKAQAGRTGETGVWVGERKIGAIGVRISSGITSHGLAFNINPDLSYFKNIVPCGIADKEVTSLKREATVELPGEDVIQEELISCFIRLFGYNDIVWKNFPSLPLHT